A genomic region of Candidatus Acidiferrales bacterium contains the following coding sequences:
- a CDS encoding Fe-S-containing protein: MLSSLVVALREGFEAALVVGIVLSYLGLAQRNDLRRPVWLGLSLAVAASIASAFLLERWLAYQEVVEGWTMLLASMFVASMVYWMWRTAKKLRATIEGRVAAISHRGSTSGLLLLAFVFVMVLREGLETVLIVRAVSLDSSGLATLAGTALGITLAVVFAVLFFRGSLRMDLRKFFTVTSVILLVVAFQMAVSGLHELSEAQVLPSSKQEMAIIGPLVRNDVFFVVAIVLLAAWTLAWELRRPSRAVGAGNPAERRLEISRERRERRWFVSISTLAVLIVLILTADFVYARSQQELSPAVRVNPQGSEIRLPLVEFADGNLHRYAVEAEHTVVRFLVIKKPAAAAGYGVALDACQICGDSGYYQRKGNVICRNCDAVVYTPSIGLTGGCNPVPLKSWTEGHELVVSLQEVVAGASYFRH, from the coding sequence ATGCTTTCTTCTCTTGTAGTTGCCCTCCGGGAAGGATTTGAAGCGGCGCTCGTTGTCGGGATTGTCCTGAGCTACTTGGGTCTGGCGCAGCGCAACGACCTCCGGCGGCCCGTGTGGCTGGGGCTCAGCCTGGCGGTGGCGGCCAGCATTGCTAGCGCCTTCCTGCTCGAACGCTGGCTTGCTTACCAGGAGGTGGTGGAAGGCTGGACCATGCTCCTTGCCTCGATGTTCGTTGCCAGCATGGTCTATTGGATGTGGCGGACGGCAAAGAAGCTGCGGGCGACCATCGAGGGGAGGGTGGCCGCAATTTCTCACCGTGGCTCGACTTCCGGCCTGTTGCTCCTGGCCTTCGTCTTTGTCATGGTTTTGCGCGAGGGACTGGAAACGGTGTTGATTGTGAGGGCCGTTTCCCTGGATTCGAGCGGGCTGGCCACGTTGGCGGGCACGGCGCTCGGGATAACGCTGGCGGTCGTCTTTGCGGTGCTCTTTTTCCGAGGCAGCCTGCGCATGGATCTCCGCAAGTTCTTTACGGTAACGAGCGTGATCCTGCTGGTGGTGGCGTTTCAAATGGCCGTCAGCGGCTTGCATGAGCTTTCCGAGGCGCAAGTCTTGCCATCGAGCAAGCAAGAGATGGCGATCATCGGCCCGCTGGTAAGAAACGACGTCTTCTTTGTCGTGGCCATCGTGCTGCTGGCGGCATGGACATTGGCGTGGGAGCTGCGTCGGCCGTCGAGAGCCGTGGGAGCCGGCAATCCGGCGGAGAGACGCCTCGAAATTTCCCGTGAACGGCGCGAGCGGCGCTGGTTCGTCTCGATCAGCACCCTGGCTGTATTGATTGTTCTGATTCTGACTGCTGACTTTGTTTACGCCCGGAGCCAGCAGGAGCTTTCCCCGGCCGTGCGCGTAAACCCGCAGGGGAGCGAGATTCGCCTGCCGCTTGTCGAATTTGCCGATGGCAATCTCCATCGTTATGCCGTCGAGGCGGAGCACACGGTGGTTCGATTCCTGGTCATCAAGAAGCCGGCGGCAGCGGCCGGCTATGGCGTGGCCTTGGATGCCTGTCAAATTTGCGGCGATTCCGGTTATTACCAGCGCAAGGGAAACGTCATCTGTCGCAATTGCGATGCGGTGGTCTATACCCCTTCGATTGGTCTGACCGGCGGTTGCAATCCGGTCCCCTTGAAATCATGGACCGAAGGCCACGAGTTGGTGGTTTCTCTTCAAGAGGTGGTGGCGGGAGCGAGTTACTTTCGACATTGA